From the Spirochaetota bacterium genome, the window ACCTCCGCCGCCGCTGCGGGCAAGGCCGCCGTGAGCAGTCCCGCGATGAGCAGTGCGCATGACGATAATGCATTCTTCATGGTTGGTATTCCTCCTTGAACGGGGCCTGCTTACTGGAAGTGCGTGATTGCGCGCATCGAGGACGCGTCCCCGGGAAAGCTTCATCAATTCCTGCCCCGAAAACGCATCCTGCCGGCCACGTGCTCCCAATATAATTAAATCCGTCTGACTAGAAAACACATGTCCTGAAAAATTGAGGAATAGAATCAATTCCAACGGGTGCCCAGGCAAGCCAATCCCTGTCCATCCTGCCAATCCCTGTTATAATGCCTTCGAGAAATTAACAGGGATTTGCAGGATATTCAGGATTGGTATAATCACCGGACAGGCTAATCCCTGTCCATCCTGACCATCCCTGTTAATGAATCTTTGCCGTGGTTACGCGAAGATAAGCGTGCGATCGTATGAAGATGCTGCGCATCGATCGGCAGCATCTTCATGCAATCGGCCGGAAATTATCCGGTGTGATGATGCGATACCTTGCAGGCATGCGTCATCCTGAACAGGGGCATGGAACATGCGATCCTGTTAATCCCCTCGGGCATGCTCGAGAGCGCGACCATCCACGATCCTATGAAGAACAGGATCGGCATGACCAGCGTCAGGTAATCCACGGCCCCAAGCCCGTAGACGATCCCCACGACGGTGCTCAAGACCGTAAGCGCGCCGCCGTAAAATCTTATATCCTCGATGAGCAGCATGATCCCGCCCACCAGCTCAAACAGGCTGATCACATACGTCAGCCACAGCGGGAAATCCGCGCCGGGTATGATCACGAACGGCGAGGTCACGCCCACCAGCTTGACGATCCCGTCCAGCGTGAACGCGACACCCAGCAGGAACGAGAATATGCTCGTCAGTGTTTTCCTAGTTTTTTCTTCCATTTCGACCTCCGGAAAAAACACGGTGAGTCTCATTGAAAACACATCAGTATTTAAGCATATACTAATGTATTACAATATAATGAAGGCCAAGGACAAAGGCAAGTTTCGGGGACCGATATTACCGGCTGCGGGATTGTACGATTGTTTAGCAGACCATGCTTTGATTAGCACGATGCGGGATAACAGCATTTGCCACAGAGGCTCGGAGACACGGAGACACGGAGAACTGTGAAATTTATTTGGGAAAAACCCCAATCTCCGTGCCGTGTCTCGAGTGAGTGATAACGAGCAGGTGGCGCGTAGTGCTTTTGTTCCAAATTTATGACTAGCGGGCAAGGGACGCCATAGCCATCCGGATGAAGCGGACACCGTCGGTGGCCTTCATGACCTCGAGTCCCTGCTCGGCGCTGCAGAGGTCCGCCGCCAGTCCGTGGATATGGGCGCCGAGCGCCGCCGCATCCAGGGGGGGCATGTCCCGCAGTAAAAGCGCCCCAATAATTCCCGAAAGCACGTCGCCCGAGCCCGCCGTGGCGAGCGCGGGGTTTCCCGTGGTATTGATGCGCGCGTCCGCGCCGTCGTGGATCACGGTTCCGGGTCCCTTGAGCAGCGCCGTGCACCCGGTGCGCTCCGCGAGCGCCCCGGCAGCGCCAAAGCGGTTGTTCTTTATTTCCTCCACGCTCATCCCCAGGATCCGCGATGCCTCCAGGAAATGCGGGGTGATAATGAACCGGACCCCGCCCGGAAGTCTGTTTTCCTTCAGGTATTCCGCGAGGTGGTAGAGTCCGTCCCCATCTATAAGAACGCTCGGTATCCCGCCGGCCGCGCACGTCCCGATGAGCGTATCGAATACTATGCGGGAGTACGCCCCCCTCCCCATGCCCGGACCGATCACGAGCGCCCCGTAACGGCGGTCCTCCCCCATCAAGCGCTCCAGTCCCTGTGCGATCGCGGTCCCCTCGCCACCTTCCAGGGAGCGCGTAATGAGCTCAGGGACCGCGCCCGCGATAGCCACGCGTGCGCCCGGGGTCGTAATGAGCGTGGCGAGCCCCACGCCCGTCTGGAAGGCCGCCTCGGCGGTCATGATGATCGCGCCCTCCATGGTATCGAACCCGCCCGCGAGCAGGAGGTGGCCCGCCGCGCCCTTGTGGAAATCGGCGCCGGGGGGCGGGGGGAATATCCGTCGCGCATAACGCGTATCGGCGAGCTCGGTACGAATGTCGCCTCCCTCCGCGAGCGCCGCGGGAAACCCTATGTCCGCGATGCGAAGCTCTCCCGCGAA encodes:
- a CDS encoding NAD(P)H-hydrate dehydratase → MKVVTADEMRRIDRAAIDGAGIPSEVLMGFAGKAVADIIFEEMRDAGQVVVCSGTGNNGGDGFVIAYLLANRGMRARVILAGSRSKMTPTAAVFLNICERSGVTVEEVRDENELRPALFADAGLVVDALAGTGFTGAPRGLLAAAIAAINACGARVLSVDMPSGLPSDGEGPAGEAVRADMTVTIGLPKVSLVTWPGRPFAGELRIADIGFPAALAEGGDIRTELADTRYARRIFPPPPGADFHKGAAGHLLLAGGFDTMEGAIIMTAEAAFQTGVGLATLITTPGARVAIAGAVPELITRSLEGGEGTAIAQGLERLMGEDRRYGALVIGPGMGRGAYSRIVFDTLIGTCAAGGIPSVLIDGDGLYHLAEYLKENRLPGGVRFIITPHFLEASRILGMSVEEIKNNRFGAAGALAERTGCTALLKGPGTVIHDGADARINTTGNPALATAGSGDVLSGIIGALLLRDMPPLDAAALGAHIHGLAADLCSAEQGLEVMKATDGVRFIRMAMASLAR